A region of Streptomyces sp. NBC_01750 DNA encodes the following proteins:
- a CDS encoding DUF5134 domain-containing protein has protein sequence MHGPAMSGWLLVALCGATGAYCLARMHSCSGEARKAAGGEALMGFGMAAMAVPATVLAVPEWTWTVYAAVFGAAALHALWPARRDAHHLHHLVGSLAMVYMAVVMAPGGGHTGHASAGVPLLTGALLAYYTVYVLRSGLRLMPVPAPAGGAATATVAWGAQPELALACRLAMGIAMLAMLFAL, from the coding sequence GTGCACGGACCTGCGATGTCCGGCTGGTTGCTCGTGGCGCTGTGCGGGGCGACCGGCGCGTACTGCCTTGCACGGATGCACAGTTGCTCCGGCGAGGCACGCAAGGCGGCCGGCGGCGAGGCCCTGATGGGCTTCGGGATGGCCGCGATGGCCGTGCCCGCCACCGTGCTCGCGGTGCCGGAGTGGACCTGGACGGTGTACGCCGCGGTCTTCGGCGCGGCCGCGCTGCACGCGCTGTGGCCCGCCCGGCGCGACGCCCACCATCTGCACCATCTCGTCGGCTCTCTCGCGATGGTCTACATGGCGGTGGTGATGGCGCCGGGCGGCGGCCACACCGGTCATGCGTCCGCCGGTGTGCCGCTGCTCACCGGCGCGCTGCTGGCCTACTACACCGTGTATGTCCTGCGCTCGGGCCTGCGGCTGATGCCCGTGCCGGCCCCTGCGGGCGGCGCGGCGACGGCGACCGTCGCCTGGGGCGCCCAACCCGAGCTTGCTCTCGCCTGCAGGCTCGCCATGGGTATCGCCATGCTGGCGATGCTGTTCGCCCTCTGA
- a CDS encoding M56 family metallopeptidase, with translation MLVSLVLLLLGALAAVVAPRLVSRADWPEREPVVALWVWQCVVASVLLCFALSMIFSAAAAWQFVRGQVFAGAPHGVVEAYALGANEPWSAVLAVILACGGLWTGAMLTREIHRTQVRRRRRRTGLLVRSPLMPGEDSEPLVVLEGERPDAWWLPGTAPQLVITTAALRRLKGRQLDAVLAHEQGHAQARHDWLLHCSAALANGFPQIPVFAAFRDEMHRLVELAADDVASKRFGRRTIALALVELNEDRGVFGPCPTPDTQLPQRVNRLLTPAPRLTAGRKLRLTAAAALVPLVPLLVAFVPALRALG, from the coding sequence ATGTTGGTCTCCCTCGTGCTCCTGCTGCTCGGCGCACTGGCCGCCGTCGTGGCCCCGCGACTTGTGTCGCGTGCCGACTGGCCGGAGCGCGAGCCTGTGGTGGCGCTGTGGGTGTGGCAGTGCGTGGTGGCGTCCGTGCTGCTGTGCTTCGCGCTCTCCATGATCTTCAGTGCGGCCGCGGCGTGGCAGTTCGTACGGGGCCAAGTCTTCGCGGGCGCACCGCACGGTGTGGTCGAGGCCTACGCCCTCGGAGCGAACGAACCGTGGTCCGCCGTGCTCGCCGTGATCCTGGCCTGCGGCGGCCTGTGGACGGGCGCGATGCTCACCCGGGAGATCCACCGGACCCAGGTGCGGCGCAGGCGGCGGCGCACCGGACTTCTTGTGCGCTCCCCACTGATGCCGGGCGAGGACAGCGAACCGCTGGTGGTCCTGGAGGGCGAGCGGCCCGACGCCTGGTGGCTGCCCGGCACGGCACCCCAACTGGTCATCACCACAGCCGCGTTGCGTCGGCTGAAGGGCCGTCAGCTCGACGCCGTACTGGCGCACGAGCAGGGGCACGCGCAGGCGCGGCACGACTGGCTGCTGCACTGTTCGGCCGCGCTGGCCAACGGCTTTCCGCAGATCCCGGTGTTCGCGGCGTTCCGCGACGAAATGCACCGGCTGGTCGAGCTGGCCGCCGACGATGTCGCGTCGAAGCGCTTCGGCCGACGCACCATCGCGCTGGCCCTGGTCGAACTCAATGAGGACCGCGGGGTGTTCGGGCCCTGCCCCACGCCGGACACCCAGCTGCCGCAGCGCGTCAACCGGTTGCTGACGCCGGCGCCACGGCTCACCGCCGGCCGCAAACTGCGGCTGACCGCGGCCGCCGCACTGGTGCCGCTGGTTCCCCTGCTGGTGGCATTCGTCCCGGCCCTGCGCGCGCTGGGTTAG
- a CDS encoding phosphatase PAP2 family protein, which translates to MSSPRPAPPTPPAHDPVTAPARTAAVLAAVSAALLVLVAVSWAPLLSFDRTVADGLHSWAVNEPGPTRVNRVLTDWVWDPWTMRALIAAAAVWLWCRGERLPALWVAVTSAVGTLVQQGLKSAVGRERPHWPDPVDSAHFAAFPSGHAMTAVVTCGLLLWQLRRHGVEGRLWHWSVAAGVVSVAGAGLTRIWLGVHWPSDVLGGWLMGACLVALSAAAYERVVLSRER; encoded by the coding sequence ATGAGCTCCCCCCGCCCGGCGCCCCCCACTCCCCCGGCACACGACCCGGTCACCGCACCGGCCCGTACGGCCGCGGTGCTCGCCGCCGTGTCCGCGGCGCTGCTGGTTCTCGTCGCGGTCTCCTGGGCTCCTCTCCTCTCCTTCGACCGTACGGTCGCCGACGGGCTGCACAGCTGGGCGGTGAACGAGCCGGGGCCCACCAGGGTGAACCGGGTGCTCACCGACTGGGTGTGGGACCCGTGGACAATGCGCGCCCTGATCGCCGCGGCGGCCGTGTGGCTGTGGTGCCGGGGAGAGCGGCTGCCGGCGCTGTGGGTCGCCGTGACGAGCGCGGTCGGCACGCTCGTACAGCAGGGTCTGAAGTCCGCCGTCGGACGGGAGCGGCCGCACTGGCCGGATCCGGTCGACTCGGCCCACTTCGCGGCTTTCCCGTCCGGTCATGCGATGACGGCCGTGGTCACCTGCGGTCTGCTGCTGTGGCAGCTCAGGCGGCACGGCGTGGAGGGGCGGCTGTGGCACTGGAGTGTCGCGGCCGGGGTCGTATCGGTCGCCGGAGCGGGCCTGACCCGGATCTGGCTCGGCGTTCACTGGCCCTCGGACGTTCTGGGCGGCTGGCTGATGGGTGCGTGTCTGGTGGCCCTGTCGGCCGCCGCGTACGAGCGGGTGGTCTTGTCCCGGGAGCGCTGA
- a CDS encoding HAD family hydrolase: MAIKSVLFDFSGTLFRIESVRDWLGAVLDARGSALPEGELSRYADELEAAGALPGGSFPQHVPPHLTELWATRDQSAERHRAAYTGLARQVELPDAGLYDALYDRHREPAAWRPYPDAGEVLSALRERGMGVAVVSNIGWDLRPVFRAHGLDALVDAYVLSYEHGVQKPDPRLFRTACEALGQDPRDVLMVGDDRRADGGAAGLGCAVHFVDHLPVAERPTGLRPVIGLIG, from the coding sequence ATGGCGATCAAGAGTGTGCTCTTCGACTTCTCCGGAACGCTCTTCCGAATCGAGTCCGTGCGGGACTGGCTGGGCGCGGTCCTCGACGCGCGCGGCAGTGCGCTCCCCGAAGGCGAACTCTCCCGTTACGCGGATGAGTTGGAAGCGGCCGGGGCACTGCCCGGTGGGTCCTTCCCGCAGCACGTGCCGCCGCATCTCACCGAGTTGTGGGCGACCCGCGACCAAAGCGCGGAGCGGCACCGGGCCGCGTACACCGGTCTCGCCCGGCAGGTGGAGCTGCCGGACGCGGGCCTGTACGACGCGCTCTACGACCGCCACAGGGAGCCCGCGGCCTGGCGCCCCTATCCGGATGCCGGCGAGGTGCTGAGCGCGCTGCGGGAGCGGGGCATGGGCGTCGCGGTGGTCAGCAATATCGGCTGGGATCTGCGGCCGGTCTTCCGCGCCCACGGTCTGGACGCCTTGGTGGACGCGTACGTCCTGTCGTACGAGCACGGCGTACAGAAGCCCGATCCGCGGCTGTTCCGCACCGCCTGCGAGGCGCTGGGGCAGGACCCGCGCGATGTGCTGATGGTCGGCGACGACCGGCGGGCGGACGGCGGGGCCGCGGGTCTGGGCTGCGCGGTCCATTTCGTGGACCATCTTCCGGTGGCGGAACGGCCGACGGGACTGCGGCCGGTGATCGGGCTCATCGGCTGA
- a CDS encoding TetR/AcrR family transcriptional regulator: MSPRSASVNEELRRRSRERLLQATVELVGERGYEATTLADIADRAGSARGLVSYYFPGKRQLLQSAVHRLMHLTLEAALDREPRTDDGRERLARAIDAILGLTVDHPLLMRTHMSGVLQAEGFVQCPEQQRLAFLLRDTMERYGSPDVDADYPLLRALLMGAVFALLLPGAPMPRARLRAELFQRYGLDWELGVPPDSKPPGGTRQESRDQWSKSSK; this comes from the coding sequence ATGTCCCCGCGGAGCGCATCGGTCAACGAAGAGCTTCGTCGGCGTTCCCGGGAGCGGCTTCTGCAGGCGACGGTGGAGCTCGTCGGAGAGCGCGGATACGAGGCCACCACGCTGGCCGACATCGCCGACCGGGCGGGCTCGGCGCGCGGACTGGTCTCGTACTACTTCCCCGGAAAGCGCCAGCTCCTGCAGTCGGCCGTGCACCGCTTGATGCACCTCACGCTCGAGGCGGCGCTCGATCGCGAGCCGCGCACCGATGACGGGCGGGAGCGGCTGGCACGCGCGATCGACGCGATTCTGGGGCTGACGGTCGACCATCCGCTTCTGATGCGGACCCATATGTCGGGGGTTCTGCAGGCCGAGGGTTTTGTGCAGTGCCCGGAGCAGCAGCGTCTCGCGTTCCTGCTCCGCGACACGATGGAGCGGTACGGATCACCCGATGTCGACGCCGACTACCCGCTGCTGCGCGCCCTGCTGATGGGCGCGGTCTTCGCCCTGCTGCTGCCCGGCGCGCCGATGCCGCGGGCACGGCTGCGCGCGGAGTTGTTCCAGAGGTACGGGCTGGACTGGGAACTCGGCGTTCCGCCGGACAGCAAGCCGCCCGGCGGAACACGTCAGGAGTCCCGGGATCAGTGGTCGAAGTCGTCGAAGTAG
- a CDS encoding LVIVD repeat-containing protein — MTLLHTTRVRRRRLGVAAAAAGLLATLLTAGPAVATPDPGDAPARAKVSSEQAAEARSAIENGEIPPVDAVVHSDNVEHLTNIPKDALKGTNSDLAFQGKYAFAGNYDGFRIFDISNPRAPKTVSQVLCPGSQNDISVSGDLLFLSTDSSRNDNSCNSVSQPATEKSSWEGMKIFDISDKANPKYVAAVETACGSHTHTIVPERRNVYIYVSSYSPSVTFPDCQPPHDGISVIKVPRKAPEKSAIVNFPVLFPGEGPDGGGNPGSPTNPGVSKTTGCHDITVLPSKDLAAGACMGDGILFDIEDPEHPRVIDRVQDNVNFAFWHSATFNQRANKVVFTDELGGGGAATCNAQIGPNRGADGIYDIVGKGDRRKLVFRSYYKIGRYQADTENCVAHNGSLIPVKGRDIMVQAWYQGGVSVWDFTNSSKPKEIAYFERGPLSADTMSTGGAWSAYYYNGYIYANDIAKGFDVLKLDDRRTNAAKRVRMHELNVQTQPDYFDDFDH, encoded by the coding sequence GTGACCCTGTTGCACACCACCCGAGTGCGGCGCAGACGTCTGGGCGTGGCGGCAGCCGCGGCCGGGCTCCTTGCCACCCTGCTGACGGCCGGACCCGCGGTCGCCACGCCAGACCCCGGGGACGCGCCCGCCCGGGCGAAGGTCTCCTCGGAGCAGGCCGCCGAAGCCAGATCGGCCATCGAGAACGGCGAGATACCCCCCGTCGACGCGGTCGTCCACAGCGACAACGTCGAGCACCTCACCAACATCCCCAAGGACGCCCTCAAGGGCACCAATTCGGACCTGGCCTTCCAGGGCAAGTACGCCTTCGCGGGCAACTATGACGGCTTCCGGATCTTCGACATCAGCAACCCGAGGGCCCCGAAGACCGTTTCGCAGGTCCTGTGCCCCGGATCGCAGAACGACATCTCGGTCTCCGGTGACCTGCTCTTCCTCTCCACCGACTCCTCGCGCAACGACAACTCCTGCAACAGCGTCTCGCAGCCCGCGACGGAGAAGTCGTCCTGGGAGGGCATGAAGATCTTCGACATCAGCGACAAGGCCAACCCGAAGTACGTCGCCGCAGTCGAGACCGCGTGCGGATCGCACACGCACACCATCGTGCCGGAGCGTCGCAACGTCTACATCTACGTCTCCTCCTACTCGCCGAGCGTGACCTTCCCGGACTGCCAGCCGCCGCACGACGGAATCTCCGTCATCAAGGTGCCGCGCAAGGCCCCCGAGAAGTCGGCGATCGTGAACTTCCCGGTGCTCTTCCCTGGTGAGGGCCCCGACGGCGGCGGCAACCCGGGCTCGCCCACCAACCCCGGCGTCTCCAAGACCACCGGCTGCCACGACATCACGGTGCTGCCGTCCAAGGACCTGGCCGCCGGCGCCTGCATGGGTGACGGCATCCTGTTCGACATCGAGGACCCGGAGCACCCGAGGGTCATCGACCGCGTCCAGGACAACGTCAACTTCGCCTTCTGGCACTCGGCGACCTTCAATCAGCGGGCCAACAAGGTCGTCTTCACCGACGAGCTCGGTGGCGGCGGCGCGGCCACCTGCAACGCCCAGATCGGGCCGAACCGCGGCGCCGACGGCATCTACGACATCGTTGGCAAGGGAGACCGTCGCAAGCTGGTCTTCCGCAGCTACTACAAGATCGGCCGCTACCAGGCGGACACCGAGAACTGCGTGGCCCACAACGGCTCACTCATCCCGGTCAAGGGCCGCGACATCATGGTCCAGGCCTGGTACCAGGGCGGTGTCTCGGTCTGGGACTTCACGAACTCCTCGAAGCCCAAGGAGATCGCCTACTTCGAGCGGGGCCCGCTCAGCGCGGACACGATGTCGACCGGCGGTGCCTGGTCGGCGTACTACTACAACGGCTACATCTACGCGAATGACATCGCCAAGGGCTTCGATGTGCTGAAGCTCGATGACCGTCGGACGAACGCGGCGAAGCGGGTGCGGATGCACGAGCTCAATGTGCAGACCCAGCCCGACTACTTCGACGACTTCGACCACTGA
- a CDS encoding DUF305 domain-containing protein, with protein sequence MLNRRRTARVRRSVVAAAVTAAVLALGACESDSDAPAKAKGAVGPSVVAPGKPGEPARTLSAEEAAKAAPDDTPNAADFSYAHMMITHHGQALQMTALAPERAGSTQVKRLAERISAAQKPEMAAMQGWLKNNGGAKGKSGHDHGQGAMPGMATPAQLAQLRAAKGTAFDELFLKLMITHHQGALTMATEVLSDGNNVLVEEMANDVIAQQTSEINRMRSM encoded by the coding sequence GTGTTGAACCGCCGTAGGACCGCGCGTGTCCGCAGGTCCGTCGTCGCGGCAGCGGTCACTGCCGCCGTACTCGCCCTGGGCGCCTGCGAGTCGGACTCCGACGCCCCTGCCAAGGCCAAGGGGGCAGTGGGACCGTCCGTAGTGGCACCCGGGAAGCCTGGCGAGCCGGCCAGGACGCTCTCGGCGGAGGAGGCCGCGAAGGCCGCCCCTGACGACACTCCGAACGCGGCGGACTTCTCCTACGCACACATGATGATCACGCACCACGGCCAAGCACTGCAGATGACCGCACTGGCGCCGGAGCGGGCTGGATCCACGCAGGTCAAGCGGCTCGCGGAGCGCATATCCGCCGCACAGAAGCCGGAGATGGCCGCGATGCAGGGGTGGCTCAAAAACAACGGCGGGGCGAAGGGGAAGAGCGGTCATGACCACGGTCAGGGCGCAATGCCCGGAATGGCCACCCCGGCCCAACTGGCCCAGCTGCGCGCCGCGAAGGGCACGGCGTTCGACGAACTCTTCCTGAAGTTGATGATCACCCACCATCAGGGTGCGCTCACCATGGCCACCGAAGTCCTCTCGGACGGGAACAACGTCCTGGTCGAGGAGATGGCGAACGATGTGATCGCGCAGCAGACGAGCGAGATCAACCGGATGCGTTCGATGTGA
- a CDS encoding DUF6214 family protein has translation MWELQGCGTVTCGTGSVRGAYEAAPPWFNVRLTFADGARIDVLAVVTDGRIAIEDLRADPPLPLEGFAVVADRIEDPLEDACRVAVEQRGTQQTAPVTPGAAGRAGASSPGRGRARPSVPRGSAGRRLAADAYRAAQQDGRDPVLAVMGATGRSRRRSLRLIAGARDEGYLAPRHNRRRADPARTLGPVRTPDPVRVSDAVEVPLTSNASG, from the coding sequence GTGTGGGAGTTGCAGGGGTGCGGCACGGTCACCTGCGGAACGGGATCGGTCCGGGGGGCGTACGAGGCCGCCCCGCCGTGGTTCAACGTCCGGCTGACCTTCGCCGACGGCGCCCGGATCGATGTCCTTGCCGTCGTCACCGACGGGCGGATCGCCATCGAAGACCTGCGGGCGGACCCGCCGCTGCCGCTGGAGGGCTTCGCGGTAGTCGCCGACCGGATCGAGGATCCGCTCGAGGACGCCTGCCGGGTGGCCGTGGAGCAACGCGGTACCCAGCAGACGGCGCCGGTCACGCCCGGTGCCGCCGGGCGGGCGGGCGCGTCGTCGCCCGGCCGTGGTCGGGCCCGCCCCTCGGTGCCGCGCGGCAGCGCCGGCCGAAGGCTCGCGGCCGACGCCTACCGGGCCGCGCAGCAGGACGGCCGCGATCCCGTGCTCGCGGTGATGGGCGCCACCGGGCGGAGCCGCCGCAGGTCCCTCCGGCTCATCGCCGGCGCCCGGGACGAGGGTTATCTCGCGCCGCGCCACAACCGCCGCCGGGCCGACCCCGCGCGGACGCTCGGCCCGGTGCGTACGCCCGACCCGGTGCGCGTGTCCGACGCGGTGGAGGTGCCGCTCACATCGAACGCATCCGGTTGA
- a CDS encoding FAD-dependent oxidoreductase translates to MLRVAVVGSGPSGVYAAQSLVQQSRVPDVRVHVLDRLPCPYGLVRYGVAPDHEKIKSLQNNLRTVLEDERIDFIGNVEVGTHGLDPGRLLELYHAVVYCVGAAKDRRLGVPGEDLPGSHSATEFVSWYSAHPDASGNGFALGARSAVVIGVGNVAVDVARILARGAEELRATDVPQAALGALAVSRIREVHMVGRRGPSQAKFTTKELRELGSLPAAEVLVEPEDLALDPAYADPSGIAPAGLPAVNRRNLDVVRGWAGQPPPGRDRRIHLRFFLRPVELLERGGRVAGVRFERTVPDADGGVRGTGRYEEIEAQLVLRAVGYRGVPPAGLPFDSEHGTVPHSGGRVLRDGVPSPGEYVAGWIKRGPTGVIGTNRPCAKETVTSLLDDAATLMLRPVAADPLDALRESGHRPVPWPGWMAIEAAEAALGLTLGRRSVKIADWPGLLSAAGSAAHL, encoded by the coding sequence GTGCTTCGCGTCGCCGTCGTCGGATCGGGACCCAGTGGGGTCTACGCCGCGCAGTCACTTGTCCAGCAGAGTCGGGTGCCGGATGTGCGAGTGCACGTCCTGGACCGGCTCCCCTGCCCGTACGGACTCGTGCGCTACGGGGTCGCGCCCGACCACGAGAAGATCAAGTCCCTGCAGAACAATCTGCGCACTGTGCTCGAAGACGAGCGGATCGACTTCATCGGCAATGTGGAAGTGGGCACGCACGGCCTGGACCCCGGGCGGCTGCTGGAGCTCTACCACGCGGTCGTGTACTGCGTCGGCGCCGCCAAGGACCGTCGGCTCGGCGTGCCGGGCGAGGATCTGCCCGGCAGCCACTCGGCCACCGAATTCGTCTCCTGGTACAGCGCACACCCCGATGCGTCGGGCAACGGCTTTGCGCTCGGCGCCCGTTCGGCCGTGGTGATCGGCGTCGGCAATGTGGCCGTCGACGTGGCCCGTATCCTCGCCCGGGGCGCGGAGGAGCTCCGCGCCACCGATGTGCCCCAGGCGGCGCTCGGCGCGCTCGCGGTCAGCCGGATCCGCGAGGTGCACATGGTGGGCAGGCGCGGCCCCTCGCAGGCGAAGTTCACCACCAAGGAGCTGCGCGAGCTCGGCTCACTGCCCGCGGCGGAGGTGCTGGTCGAGCCCGAGGACCTCGCTCTGGACCCGGCGTACGCCGATCCGTCGGGAATCGCACCCGCCGGCCTGCCGGCGGTCAACCGCCGCAATCTCGACGTCGTTCGCGGCTGGGCCGGGCAGCCGCCGCCAGGGCGGGACCGCCGGATCCATCTGCGGTTCTTCCTGCGTCCGGTGGAGCTGCTGGAGCGGGGCGGGCGGGTGGCGGGCGTACGGTTCGAGCGCACCGTTCCGGACGCCGACGGAGGCGTACGGGGCACCGGCAGATACGAGGAGATCGAGGCCCAGCTGGTGCTGCGGGCGGTCGGCTACCGCGGAGTGCCGCCGGCGGGTCTCCCGTTCGACTCCGAGCACGGCACGGTGCCGCACTCCGGCGGACGGGTGCTGCGGGACGGTGTGCCGTCGCCCGGGGAGTATGTGGCCGGGTGGATCAAACGAGGTCCGACCGGAGTGATCGGCACCAACCGGCCGTGCGCCAAGGAGACGGTGACGTCGCTGCTCGACGATGCCGCGACGCTCATGCTGCGCCCCGTCGCCGCCGACCCGCTGGACGCACTGCGGGAGTCGGGGCACCGGCCGGTCCCGTGGCCGGGCTGGATGGCGATCGAGGCGGCGGAGGCGGCGCTCGGACTGACGCTCGGCCGACGGTCCGTGAAGATTGCCGACTGGCCGGGTCTGCTGAGTGCGGCGGGTAGCGCCGCGCACCTCTAG
- a CDS encoding SDR family oxidoreductase: MTNTSDSPVTLITGGGSGIGAATARRLLDQGHRVTVTGRGQERLSRFAEELGKPAGLLTIVGDAADYESVRAAVESTVKEFGRLDTVVANAGFATHDTLADGDPAGWREMVLTNVLGPALLIRAALPALKETRGRIVLVGSVAGFVNTPGNIYGATKWAVTGLAENTRRMVTEHGIGVTLIAPGRVETPFWDAMGSLPPGELLTAEQLAESLVWAIGQPSGVDVNTVVVRPIGQPV, translated from the coding sequence ATGACCAACACTTCCGACTCTCCTGTCACTCTGATCACGGGCGGTGGCAGCGGTATCGGAGCGGCAACAGCACGGCGGCTGCTGGACCAAGGGCACCGGGTGACGGTCACCGGCCGCGGCCAGGAGAGGCTCAGCCGGTTCGCCGAAGAACTGGGCAAGCCGGCCGGCCTGTTGACGATCGTCGGGGACGCGGCCGACTACGAGTCGGTCAGGGCCGCCGTCGAGTCCACCGTCAAGGAGTTCGGGCGGCTGGACACCGTCGTCGCCAACGCGGGCTTCGCCACCCATGACACCCTCGCCGACGGCGACCCCGCCGGATGGCGCGAGATGGTGCTGACCAACGTGCTCGGACCCGCTCTGCTCATCAGGGCCGCCCTGCCCGCCCTGAAGGAGACGCGCGGGCGGATCGTTCTCGTCGGCAGTGTGGCGGGCTTCGTCAACACCCCGGGCAATATCTACGGAGCGACCAAGTGGGCGGTCACCGGCCTCGCCGAGAACACCCGCCGTATGGTCACCGAGCACGGCATCGGCGTGACCCTGATCGCTCCGGGACGGGTGGAGACTCCTTTCTGGGACGCCATGGGCAGCCTTCCTCCCGGGGAGCTGCTGACCGCCGAACAGCTCGCCGAATCCCTTGTGTGGGCCATCGGGCAGCCGAGCGGAGTCGATGTCAACACCGTGGTCGTCAGGCCGATCGGGCAGCCCGTATGA
- a CDS encoding Lrp/AsnC family transcriptional regulator, producing MSRRGAELDELDRKIIAALMADARASLREIGVAIGLSAPAVKRRVDRLREQEVITGFTTVVQPAALGWHTEAYVEVFCDDAAPPRRLAEVVRNHPEIQSAVTVTGRADAILHIRALDVAHFEDILERIRSESFVKATNSFIVLTHLLPGSPEAGSGRLAPDTA from the coding sequence ATGTCCCGGCGCGGAGCTGAGCTGGACGAACTCGACCGCAAGATCATCGCGGCGCTGATGGCGGATGCGCGGGCGAGCCTGAGGGAGATCGGCGTGGCGATCGGCCTGTCGGCGCCCGCCGTGAAACGCCGGGTGGACCGACTGCGGGAGCAAGAGGTGATCACAGGCTTCACCACGGTGGTGCAGCCCGCAGCGCTGGGCTGGCACACCGAAGCGTATGTGGAGGTGTTCTGCGACGACGCCGCTCCGCCGAGGAGGCTGGCAGAGGTTGTCCGCAACCATCCCGAGATCCAGTCGGCCGTGACCGTCACCGGCCGCGCCGACGCGATCCTGCATATCCGAGCGCTTGATGTCGCGCACTTCGAAGACATCCTCGAACGGATCCGGTCGGAGTCCTTCGTGAAGGCCACCAACAGCTTCATCGTGCTCACGCACCTCCTGCCGGGCAGCCCGGAAGCGGGATCGGGACGCCTCGCGCCCGACACCGCTTAA